A genomic segment from Garra rufa chromosome 5, GarRuf1.0, whole genome shotgun sequence encodes:
- the egfl7 gene encoding epidermal growth factor-like protein 7, whose product MYTVVLLSSSLFLLHVTCTPQIHGHHGRRVCVGDAWSRRVSYSTESFLQPVHKPYITMCQNNRMCSTYKTIYRVSYRQVSRAAPNSHIYPECCPGWRRMHSHNCNQAVCEQSCANGGSCVRPNHCACPKGWMGRYCQTDVDECKEGHHRCSQKCVNTEGSYRCVCQDGFSLAENEITCSRNPTPSPSPAGPPKADDRSSRNHAGGGLGLAENVTEEVQILKNRVELLEQKLEMVLAPFTTLFPLDGVGDTNSFLPERTNFLSHSLQQLDRIDSLSEQVGFLEERIGACACQEN is encoded by the exons atgtacaCAGTGGTCCTGCTCTCCTCCTCTCTGTTTCTCCTGCATGTGACCTGCACTCCTCAGATTCACGGTCACCACGG gaggAGAGTGTGTGTTGGCGATGCCTGGAGTCGTCGTGTGTCTTACAGCACAGAGTCGTTTCTTCAGCCCGTACACAAACCCTACATCACCATGTGCCAAAACAACCGCATGTGTAGCACATACAA GACAATCTACAGGGTTTCTTATAGGCAGGTGAGCAGAGCCGCTCCTAACTCACACATTTACCCAGAATGCTGTCCAGGATGGCGACGTATGCATTCACACAACTGTAATCAAG CGGTGTGTGAGCAATCGTGTGCCAACGGAGGCTCGTGTGTAAGGCCTAATCACTGTGCATGTCCGAAAGGATGGATGGGACGTTACTGTCAAACAG ATGTGGATGAGTGTAAGGAAGGTCATCATCGCTGCTCACAGAAGTGTGTGAATACAGAGGGGAGTTATCGGTGTGTGTGTCAGGACGGATTCAGTCTGGCTGAAAATGAAATAACGTGTTCAAGAAATCCTACTCCCTCCCCGTCTCCTGCAGGGCCACCGAAAGCAGACGATCGCTCATCCAGAAACCATGCTG GTGGAGGTTTGGGATTGGCAGAAAATGTTACCGAAGAAGTTCAGATCCTTAAAAACAGAGTGGAGCTCCTTGAGcag aaACTAGAGATGGTTCTGGCTCCCTTCACCACGCTCTTCCCCTTGGATGGTGTGGGAGACACTAACAGCTTCCTGCCTGAGAGGACCAACTTCCTGTCGCATTCTCTGCAGCAACTAGACCGCATCGACTCGCTCAGTGAGCAGGTCGGGTTCCTGGAGGAGCGGATCGGAGCCT GTGCCTGCCAGGAAAACTAG